In one Lolium rigidum isolate FL_2022 chromosome 3, APGP_CSIRO_Lrig_0.1, whole genome shotgun sequence genomic region, the following are encoded:
- the LOC124695685 gene encoding ras-related protein RABF1-like, producing the protein MGCSSSVPAAGSTGGLRNIDGSSPATDSNELRAKLVLLGDSGVGKSCIVLRFVRGQFDPTSKVTVGASFLSQTLALEDSTIVKFEIWDTAGQERYAALAPLYYRGAAAAIIAYDITNPESFKKAQYWVKELQKHGNSGIIMVLVGNKADLHESRSVASQDAQEYAEKNSMLFMETSAKTADNINQVFEEIAKRLPKPTTS; encoded by the exons ATGGGCTGCTCCTCCTCCGTGCCAG CTGCTGGAAGTACCGGAGGGCTGAGGAACATCGACGGCAGCTCTCCTGCTACAGACTCAAACGAGTTGCGTGCAAAG CTGGTATTGCTCGGGGACTCGGGTGTTGGAAAAAGCTGCATCGTCCTTCGATTTGTTCGTGGCCAGTTCGATCCGACTTCCAAG GTAACTGTTGGTGCATCGTTTTTATCGCAAACATTGGCATTGGAGGATTCGACAATAGTGAAGTTTGAAATCTGGGATACCGCTGGACAAGAGAG GTATGCTGCCTTGGCACCTCTTTATTACAGGGGAGCTGCTGCTGCTATTATTGCCTATGATATAACTAATCCAGAATCATTTAAGAAAGCACAATATTGGGTGAAG GAACTTCAAAAACATGGTAATTCTGGTATTATCATGGTTCTGGTTGGTAACAAAGCTGATCTACATGAAAGTAGAAGTGTAGCTTCTCAG GATGCACAAGAGTATGCGGAGAAgaatagcatgcttttcatggaGACGTCAGCAAAAACAGCTGATAATATAAATCAAGTATTCGAG GAAATTGCAAAGAGGTTACCCAAGCCAACAACGTCGTGA
- the LOC124701459 gene encoding cell division control protein 48 homolog D-like, whose product MATPTPQGEASSSDPKGAKKDYSTAILERKKSPNRLVVDEATNDDNSVVALHPDTMERLQLFRGDTVLLKGKKRKDTICIVLADDTCEEPKVRMNKTVRKNLRVRLGDVVSVHQCPDVKYGKRVHILPIDDTVEGITGNLFDAFLKPYFLEAYRPLRKGDLFLVRGGMRSVEFKVIETDPAEYCIVAPDTEIFCDGEPIKREDEERLDEVGYDDVGGVRKQMAQIRELVELPLRHPQLFKSIGVKPPKGILLFGPPGSGKTLIARAVANETGAFFFLINGPEIMSKLAGESESNLRKAFEEAEKNAPSIIFIDEIDSIAPKREKTNGEVERRIVSQLLTLMDGLKSRAHVIVMGATNRPNSIDPALRRFGRFDREIDIGVPDEVGRLEVLRIHTKNMKLAEDVELEHISRDTHGYVGADLAALCTEAALQCIREKMDIIDLDDETIDAEILNSMAVTNDHFKTALTTSNPSALRETVVEVPNVSWEDIGGLENVKRELQETVQYPVEHPEKFEKFGMSPSKGVLFYGPPGCGKTLLAKAIANECQANFISIKGPELLTMWFGESEANVREIFDKARGSAPCVLFFDELDSIATQRGSSVGDAGGAADRVLNQLLTEMDGMNAKKTVFIIGATNRPDIIDPALLRPGRLDQLIYIPLPDVESRLQIFKACLRKSPVAKDVDLDALAKYTQGFSGADITEICQRSCKYAIRENIEKDIERERRKKDNPEAMEEDETDEIAEIRAAHFEESMKYARRSVSDADIRKYQAFAQTLQQSRGFGSEFRFPDAPASGAAAAADPFASSAAAAEDDDLYS is encoded by the exons ATGGCCACCCCGACCCCGCAGGGCgaggcctcctcctccgatcc GAAGGGGGCGAAGAAGGACTACTCGACGGCGATCCTCGAGAGGAAGAAGTCGCCCAAccgcctcgtcgtcgacgaggccacCAATGACGACAACTCCGTCGTCGCGCTCCACCCCGACACCATGGAGCGCCTCCAGCTCTTCCGCGGCGACACCGTCCTCCTCAAG GGTAAGAAGAGAAAGGACACAATCTGCATTGTGCTTGCAGACGACACATGTGAGGAGCCAAAGGTCAGGATGAACAAGACCGTCAGGAAGAACTTGAGAGTGAGACTTGGCGACGTGGTGTCTGTCCATCAATGCCCAGATGTCAAGTACGGGAAGCGTGTGCACATTCTTCCTATTGATGACACGGTTGAAGGCATTACTGGGAACTTGTTTGATGCCTTCTTGAAGC CATACTTCCTTGAAGCTTACCGCCCTTTGAGAAAGGGAGACCTTTTCCTTGTGAGGGGTGGAATGAGGAGTGTGGAATTCAAAGTTATAGAGACTGACCCTGCAGAGTATTGCATCGTTGCACCTGACACTGAGATATTCTGTGATGGTGAGCCTATTAAGAGGGAGGACGAGGAAAGGCTTGATGAGGTTGGCTATGATGATGTTGGTGGAGTTAGGAAGCAAATGGCCCAGATCAGAGAACTGGTTGAACTCCCACTGCGTCATCCTCAGCTCTTCAAGTCTATTGGCGTGAAGCCTCCTAAGGGCATATTGCTGTTTGGACCACCTGGCTCTGGCAAGACCCTTATCGCTAGAGCTGTTGCTAATGAAACTGGTGCATTCTTCTTTCTGATTAATGGCCCAGAAATTATGTCCAAGCTAGCAGGAGAAAGTGAGAGCAATCTCAGGAAGGCATTTGAAGAAGCTGAGAAGAATGCACCATCAATCATTTTCATTGATGAGATTGATTCGATTGCCCCAAAGAGAGAAAAGACCAATGGAGAGGTTGAGAGGCGTATTGTTTCACAGCTGTTGACTCTTATGGATGGGCTCAAGTCCCGTGCACATGTTATTGTTATGGGCGCTACAAACCGCCCAAACAGTATTGATCCTGCCCTCAGAAGATTCGGTAGATTTGATCGGGAGATTGACATTGGTGTCCCTGATGAAGTTGGGCGCCTGGAAGTTCTCCGGATTCACACCAAAAACATGAAGTTGGCTGAGGAT GTTGAACTGGAACACATTTCAAGAGACACCCATGGGTATGTTGGTGCTGATCTCGCTGCTCTTTGCACTGAGGCTGCTCTCCAGTGCATTCGTGAGAAAATGGATATTATAGATCTTGATGATGAGACCATTGATGCTGAGATTCTGAACTCAATGGCTGTGACGAACGACCATTTCAAGACTGCATTAACAACAAGCAACCCATCTGCTCTCCGTGAAACT GTTGTTGAAGTCCCCAATGTCTCTTGGGAAGATATTGGTGGTCTGGAGAATGTCAAGAGGGAGTTGCAGGAG ACCGTCCAATACCCTGTGGAGCATCCAGAGAAATTCGAGAAGTTTGGCATGTCTCCTTCCAAAGGTGTTTTGTTCTACGGCCCTCCTGGTTGTGGTAAAACCCTGTTGGCGAAGGCAATTGCTAATGAGTGCCAGGCTAACTTCATCAGTATCAAGGGACCTGAGCTGCTTACCATGTGGTTTGGAGAGAGTGAGGCTAATGTGCGTGAGATCTTTGACAAGGCTAGGGGGTCAGCGCCATGTGTCCTCTTCTTTGATGAGCTTGACTCGATTGCTACCCAG AGAGGAAGCAGTGTTGGGGATGCTGGAGGTGCTGCTGATAGAGTCCTCAACCAGCTCCTGACTGAGATGGATGGCATGAACGCCAAGAAAACTGTGTTCATCATCGGTGCCACCAACAGGCCTGACATCATTGACCCTGCGCTGCTTAGGCCAGGGCGCCTTGATCAGCTTATCTACATCCCTCTTCCTGATGTTGAGTCGAGGCTCCAGATCTTCAAGGCTTGCCTCAGGAAGTCCCCTGTGGCCAAGGATGTTGATCTGGACGCTCTCGCCAAGTACACCCAAGGGTtcagtggtgctgatatcactgAAATTTGCCAGCGTTCTTGCAAATATGCCATCAGGGAAAACATCGAAAAG GACATCGAAAGGGAGAGGCGGAAGAAGGACAACCCTGAAGCCATGGAGGAAGACGAGACTGATGAGATTGCTGAGATCAGGGCTGCTCACTTTGAAGAGTCGATGAAGTATGCGCGCCGTAGTGTGAGCGACGCCGACATCCGGAAGTACCAGGCCTTTGCCCAGACTCTGCAGCAATCCCGTGGATTTGGCAGCGAGTTCCGGTTCCCTGACGCTCCTGCTTCAGGCGCAGCCGCTGCTGCAGATCCTTTTGCGTCATCAGCCGCTGCGGCGGAGGATGATGATTTATATAGCTAG